Proteins encoded together in one Sphingomonas radiodurans window:
- the bfr gene encoding bacterioferritin, producing MKGDARVIEFLNETLKNELTAINQYWLHYRLLDHWGVKKLADFERHESIDEMKHADWLAERILFLDGLPNFQLLGRLRIGETVEEVLKADLAMEIEAVAQLKAAVAYSEEVKDFVSRDLFTKILISEEEHVDTLERQFEMIDRMGLQNYIQLNAQPEQAHS from the coding sequence ATGAAGGGCGACGCACGCGTCATCGAATTTCTCAACGAGACGCTGAAGAACGAATTGACGGCGATCAACCAATATTGGTTGCACTATCGCCTGCTCGACCATTGGGGCGTCAAGAAGCTTGCCGACTTCGAGCGGCATGAATCCATCGACGAGATGAAGCACGCCGATTGGTTGGCGGAACGGATCCTGTTCCTTGATGGCTTGCCGAACTTCCAGCTTCTAGGTCGCCTGCGTATCGGCGAGACGGTTGAGGAAGTGCTTAAGGCTGATCTCGCGATGGAGATCGAGGCTGTCGCACAGCTAAAGGCTGCGGTCGCTTACAGCGAGGAAGTGAAGGACTTCGTTAGCCGCGACTTGTTCACCAAGATCCTCATCAGCGAGGAAGAGCATGTCGACACGCTCGAGCGGCAGTTCGAGATGATCGACCGGATGGGCCTGCAGAACTACATTCAGCTTAACGCGCAGCCCGAGCAGGCGCACAGTTGA
- a CDS encoding (2Fe-2S)-binding protein — protein MVVCVCNAIREGQVREAARAGSTTACQAYRSLGRQPKCGQCVTFARAIIDQERAAA, from the coding sequence ATGGTCGTTTGCGTCTGCAATGCCATCCGCGAGGGTCAGGTCCGCGAAGCTGCGCGTGCCGGTTCGACGACAGCATGCCAGGCGTATCGCTCGCTGGGTCGGCAGCCGAAGTGCGGCCAGTGCGTCACGTTCGCTCGAGCCATTATCGATCAGGAACGCGCTGCTGCATAA
- the purL gene encoding phosphoribosylformylglycinamidine synthase subunit PurL → MTAITAEVVAEHGLSPDEYERVLNALGREPNLVELGIFSVMWSEHCSYKSSRIHLKKLPTEAPWVICGPGENAGVIDIGDGQAAIFKMESHNHPSYIEPYQGAATGVGGILRDVFTMGARPIANLNALRFGRPDHPKMRHLISGVVHGIGGYGNCVGVPTVGGEVNFHPAYDGNILVNAMTVGVAETDKIFYSAASGIGNSIVYVGSKTGRDGIHGATMASADFGEDAEDKRPTVQVGDPFTEKLLIEACLELMASDAIVAIQDMGAAGLTSSSVEMASKGGVGLELIMDDVPQRETGMTPYEMMLSESQERMLMVLKPGREDFAAAIFRKWELDFAVIGHVTDTGRMVLKWKGDVVCDIPLAPLADDAPLYDRPHVPTPPAKALVNVPECKDIAADLLTLMASPDIASRRWIWEQYDHMVGADTVQRPGGDAAVVRVHGTQKALAMTTDCTPRYCFADPVEGGKQAVAETWRNLTAVGAMPLAITNCLNFANPQRPEIMGQIVGCLEGMSEACRALDYPIVSGNVSLYNESKATGGGSAILPTPAIGGVGLMADWTRSATIAFKGAGDIILVVGPRRGDLGQTVWLREIHGREEGPPPRVDLAMEKATGDLIRAAIDAGQLSAVHDVSDGGIAVTLAEMALAGNIGAMIDRKQPFDCAHSFFAEDQGVYIVTVHDHALSDFLLSALDAGVEAEPLGRTGGKRLIFERPDRDDVVSVEELRKAHEAFFPKLMGAEVVLAG, encoded by the coding sequence ATGACCGCAATTACCGCTGAAGTCGTCGCCGAGCACGGCCTGTCCCCCGACGAATATGAGCGCGTGCTCAACGCGCTGGGTCGCGAGCCCAATCTTGTCGAGCTCGGCATCTTCTCGGTCATGTGGTCCGAGCATTGCTCGTACAAATCATCGCGCATCCACTTGAAGAAGCTGCCGACCGAGGCGCCTTGGGTGATCTGCGGCCCCGGTGAGAACGCTGGGGTGATCGACATCGGCGACGGGCAGGCCGCGATCTTCAAGATGGAATCGCACAACCACCCCTCGTATATCGAACCCTATCAAGGTGCGGCGACAGGGGTCGGCGGCATCCTGCGCGACGTGTTCACGATGGGCGCGCGGCCGATCGCGAACCTCAACGCGCTGCGCTTCGGGCGGCCCGATCATCCCAAGATGCGCCACCTGATATCGGGCGTGGTCCATGGCATCGGCGGCTATGGCAATTGCGTCGGCGTACCGACGGTGGGCGGCGAGGTGAACTTCCATCCTGCCTATGACGGCAACATCCTGGTAAACGCGATGACGGTGGGCGTCGCGGAGACCGACAAGATTTTCTATTCCGCCGCCAGCGGTATCGGCAATTCGATCGTCTATGTAGGAAGCAAGACCGGGCGCGACGGGATCCATGGCGCGACGATGGCCTCGGCCGATTTCGGCGAGGATGCCGAGGACAAGCGCCCGACGGTGCAGGTCGGCGATCCTTTCACCGAAAAACTGCTGATCGAGGCGTGCCTGGAACTAATGGCGTCCGATGCGATCGTCGCGATCCAGGACATGGGGGCGGCCGGGCTGACCTCGTCTAGCGTCGAGATGGCGTCGAAGGGCGGCGTCGGGCTCGAGCTGATCATGGACGACGTGCCCCAGCGTGAAACCGGCATGACGCCGTACGAAATGATGCTCTCCGAATCGCAGGAGCGCATGCTGATGGTGCTCAAGCCCGGGCGCGAGGATTTCGCCGCGGCGATCTTCCGCAAGTGGGAGCTCGATTTCGCCGTGATCGGGCATGTCACCGATACCGGCCGCATGGTGCTCAAGTGGAAGGGCGATGTCGTGTGCGACATTCCGCTCGCGCCGCTGGCCGATGACGCGCCGCTGTACGATCGCCCGCATGTGCCGACGCCGCCCGCCAAGGCGCTAGTGAATGTGCCCGAGTGCAAGGACATCGCGGCCGATCTGCTGACGCTGATGGCCTCCCCCGATATCGCCAGCCGGCGGTGGATCTGGGAGCAGTATGATCACATGGTCGGCGCCGATACGGTGCAGCGCCCCGGCGGTGACGCTGCGGTGGTGCGCGTCCACGGCACTCAAAAGGCGCTGGCGATGACCACCGACTGCACGCCGCGCTATTGCTTCGCCGATCCGGTCGAGGGGGGCAAGCAGGCGGTTGCGGAGACGTGGCGCAACCTGACCGCCGTTGGTGCGATGCCGCTCGCGATCACCAATTGCCTAAATTTCGCCAACCCGCAGCGGCCCGAGATCATGGGGCAGATCGTCGGATGCCTCGAGGGCATGAGCGAGGCTTGCCGCGCGCTCGATTACCCGATCGTTTCGGGAAATGTGAGCCTTTACAACGAGTCCAAGGCCACCGGCGGCGGGTCGGCGATCCTGCCGACACCGGCGATCGGCGGCGTTGGACTGATGGCTGACTGGACCAGGTCGGCGACGATCGCGTTCAAGGGCGCAGGCGACATCATCCTCGTGGTGGGCCCGCGACGGGGGGATCTGGGGCAGACGGTGTGGCTGCGCGAGATCCATGGGCGCGAGGAAGGCCCGCCACCGCGGGTCGACCTGGCGATGGAGAAGGCGACGGGCGACCTGATCCGAGCGGCGATCGACGCCGGGCAGCTTTCCGCGGTGCATGACGTATCGGACGGCGGAATCGCGGTGACGCTGGCCGAGATGGCGCTGGCTGGCAACATCGGCGCGATGATCGATCGCAAGCAGCCATTCGACTGCGCGCATTCCTTCTTCGCCGAGGACCAGGGCGTTTATATCGTCACGGTCCACGATCACGCGCTGTCCGACTTCCTGCTCTCGGCGCTCGATGCCGGCGTCGAGGCCGAGCCGCTGGGGCGGACGGGCGGCAAGCGGCTGATCTTCGAACGGCCGGATCGCGACGATGTGGTAAGTGTCGAGGAACTGCGAAAAGCGCACGAAGCATTCTTCCCGAAGCTGATGGGTGCCGAGGTGGTGCTGGCAGGATAA
- the panB gene encoding 3-methyl-2-oxobutanoate hydroxymethyltransferase → MSTTFTIDSSTSRATPVSAPMKRLTVPAVRRRKGGEPLVMLTAYTVRTAQLLDPHCDLLLVGDSLGQVIYGLPSTVPVTLEMMAAHGAAVVRGSYHAVVVVDMPFGSYEASPEKAFESAAWLLKQTGAAAVKLEGGTAMASTVAFLSERGIPVMGHVGLTPQAVNALGGYGARGRSEAEAQKIVGDARAVAEAGAFAIVIEGVVEPIAIEITRSIDVPTIGIGASAECDGQVLVTEDMLGMFERTPRFVKRYGDMAGYIGERAAMYAAEVRSREFPSADQTYAPKP, encoded by the coding sequence ATGTCCACGACCTTCACGATCGACAGCTCGACCAGCCGCGCCACGCCGGTATCCGCGCCGATGAAGCGGCTCACCGTGCCCGCGGTGCGCCGGCGCAAGGGTGGCGAGCCGCTGGTGATGCTGACCGCGTACACCGTGCGCACGGCGCAACTGCTCGATCCGCATTGCGACCTGCTGCTCGTCGGCGACAGTCTTGGCCAAGTGATCTACGGCCTGCCGTCGACGGTGCCGGTTACGCTCGAGATGATGGCGGCGCATGGCGCTGCGGTGGTGCGCGGCAGCTATCATGCGGTCGTCGTCGTTGACATGCCGTTCGGCAGCTACGAGGCGAGCCCCGAAAAGGCGTTCGAGAGCGCCGCCTGGCTACTCAAGCAGACCGGCGCCGCGGCGGTGAAGCTGGAAGGCGGCACCGCGATGGCCTCGACGGTGGCGTTCCTGTCGGAGCGCGGCATCCCAGTGATGGGCCACGTCGGTCTGACGCCGCAGGCGGTGAATGCCCTTGGTGGCTACGGCGCGCGCGGGCGATCCGAGGCGGAAGCGCAAAAGATCGTCGGCGACGCGCGTGCGGTCGCCGAGGCGGGTGCCTTCGCGATCGTGATCGAAGGCGTCGTCGAGCCGATCGCGATCGAGATCACCCGCTCGATCGACGTGCCCACGATCGGCATCGGAGCCTCCGCCGAATGCGACGGCCAGGTGCTCGTCACCGAAGACATGCTCGGCATGTTCGAGCGTACGCCACGTTTCGTGAAGCGTTACGGCGACATGGCCGGCTATATTGGCGAGCGCGCCGCCATGTACGCTGCGGAGGTGCGCAGCCGCGAATTTCCGAGCGCCGACCAGACCTACGCCCCCAAGCCGTGA
- a CDS encoding outer membrane protein assembly factor BamB family protein, whose translation MKKSIAAPVALAALMGLSACGIFKGEGKKTPTVGNRVPILVSENAAEVDPSLAGVQVLLPPAEANPAWAQPGGNAAKAMGHLALGGSPAVIWSATIDGGTNRQRLGAAPVIGDGKVFVVDVEAQVHAFNADTGASIWTSSITKNDENKSARFGGGVSFDGTRVYATDGLGEVVALNAADGVEAWRAKPGGPLRGAPTIANGQVYVLSQDNQLFALDQNDGKVVWTASASVETQGVFGVAAPAAAAGTIVAGFSSGELNAYRYENGRTLWQDALSRTSISTSVSSLADIDADPVIADGRAYAVGQGGRMVAIEIATGQRLWEQNFASITTPWIAGEWLFVVTDDARLVCLSRANGKVRWIGQLRAFKNEKKKSNAYTWFGPVLAGDRLWLTNSRGELVGVSPADGSVQATIDAADAFTLPPVVANQTLFVLDQKGKLSAYR comes from the coding sequence ATGAAGAAATCGATTGCCGCACCGGTCGCGCTAGCGGCGCTGATGGGCCTCAGCGCCTGCGGTATTTTCAAGGGCGAGGGCAAGAAGACCCCGACGGTGGGTAATCGCGTGCCGATTCTGGTGTCCGAGAACGCTGCCGAGGTCGATCCTTCGCTCGCCGGCGTGCAAGTCCTGCTGCCTCCCGCCGAGGCGAACCCGGCCTGGGCGCAACCCGGGGGTAATGCCGCGAAGGCGATGGGGCATCTGGCACTCGGCGGTTCCCCGGCAGTCATCTGGAGCGCAACGATCGACGGCGGGACGAACCGTCAGCGGCTCGGTGCTGCGCCGGTGATCGGCGATGGCAAGGTGTTCGTCGTCGACGTCGAGGCGCAGGTTCATGCGTTCAACGCGGATACCGGTGCATCGATCTGGACCAGCTCAATCACGAAGAACGACGAGAACAAATCGGCGCGTTTTGGCGGCGGCGTCAGCTTCGATGGCACGCGTGTTTATGCCACCGACGGCCTCGGCGAGGTCGTAGCACTCAACGCCGCAGACGGCGTTGAGGCGTGGCGCGCCAAGCCCGGTGGCCCGCTCCGCGGCGCGCCGACGATCGCCAACGGCCAGGTCTATGTGCTGAGCCAGGACAATCAGCTGTTCGCGCTCGACCAGAACGACGGCAAGGTCGTGTGGACAGCCTCCGCCAGCGTCGAAACACAAGGCGTCTTCGGCGTCGCCGCCCCGGCTGCGGCCGCGGGGACGATCGTCGCCGGCTTCTCGTCGGGCGAGCTCAATGCGTATCGCTACGAGAACGGCCGCACCTTGTGGCAGGACGCGCTGTCGCGCACGAGCATCTCGACCTCGGTGTCGAGCCTGGCGGACATCGACGCCGATCCGGTGATCGCCGACGGCCGCGCTTATGCCGTGGGGCAGGGCGGGCGCATGGTGGCGATCGAGATCGCCACCGGGCAGCGCCTATGGGAGCAGAATTTCGCCAGCATCACCACGCCGTGGATTGCCGGCGAATGGCTGTTCGTGGTGACCGACGATGCCCGGCTCGTCTGCCTCTCGCGCGCCAACGGCAAGGTCCGCTGGATCGGCCAGTTGCGCGCGTTCAAGAATGAAAAGAAGAAGTCGAACGCATACACCTGGTTCGGCCCTGTGTTGGCAGGCGATCGGCTGTGGCTGACGAACTCGCGCGGCGAATTGGTCGGTGTGTCGCCGGCGGATGGCAGCGTTCAGGCCACGATCGACGCGGCCGATGCCTTTACCTTGCCGCCGGTGGTCGCGAACCAGACGCTGTTCGTGCTCGATCAGAAGGGCAAGCTTTCCGCATATAGGTGA
- the der gene encoding ribosome biogenesis GTPase Der, giving the protein MARLPTVAIVGRPNVGKSTLFNRLVGKKLALVDDRPGVTRDRREGEAHLIGLDFRIIDTAGYEDHDAQSLPGRMRLQTEAAVASADVALFMIDSRAGIVPLDEEIARWLRSSTTPIVLVANKAEGRAGDQGILEALALGFGDPVPLSAEHGEGVGDLFEALLPLLDRDAPEDEEESEFDDEDPAAPLKLAIVGRPNAGKSTLVNRMLGEDRMITGPEAGITRDSIAIEWEWQGRPVRLIDTAGMRKRAKVQDKLEKLSVADALHAIDFAEVVVLLLDATLGLESQDLRIADRVLEEGRALIIALNKWDVAQDPSSLFNGVKAALGDGLSQVKGVTLITVSAVTGKGIDQLLGAAFEAREAWSRRVPTGELNRWFERALEANPPPAPGGKRIKMRYVTQVKSRPPSFVIFGTRVDQVPASYERYLVNSMRRDLNFGAVPVRLTMRAPKNPFAG; this is encoded by the coding sequence ATGGCCCGTCTCCCAACCGTCGCAATCGTCGGCCGACCCAACGTCGGCAAGTCCACGCTGTTCAACCGCCTTGTCGGCAAGAAACTCGCGCTGGTCGATGATCGCCCCGGCGTGACACGCGACCGCCGCGAAGGCGAGGCGCATCTCATCGGGCTCGATTTTCGCATCATCGATACCGCGGGCTACGAGGATCACGACGCCCAGTCGCTCCCCGGCCGGATGCGACTTCAGACCGAGGCCGCGGTCGCATCGGCGGACGTGGCGCTGTTCATGATCGACTCGCGCGCCGGTATCGTCCCGCTTGACGAGGAGATCGCCCGCTGGCTCCGCAGCTCGACCACCCCAATCGTGCTGGTCGCCAACAAGGCGGAAGGGCGGGCTGGCGACCAGGGCATCCTCGAAGCACTGGCGCTCGGCTTCGGCGATCCCGTCCCACTGTCGGCCGAACATGGCGAAGGCGTCGGCGATCTGTTCGAGGCGCTGCTACCACTCCTCGATCGCGATGCGCCCGAGGACGAAGAGGAGTCTGAGTTCGACGACGAGGACCCCGCCGCCCCGCTAAAGCTCGCGATCGTCGGACGGCCGAACGCAGGCAAGTCGACTCTGGTGAACCGGATGCTCGGCGAGGACCGCATGATCACTGGCCCGGAGGCCGGGATCACGCGCGACTCGATTGCGATCGAATGGGAATGGCAAGGCCGTCCCGTGCGGCTGATCGACACCGCCGGCATGCGCAAGCGCGCCAAGGTGCAGGACAAACTGGAAAAGCTGTCCGTCGCCGATGCGCTCCACGCGATCGACTTTGCCGAAGTGGTCGTACTGCTTCTCGACGCGACCCTGGGGCTCGAATCGCAGGACCTGCGCATCGCCGATCGCGTGCTCGAAGAAGGCCGGGCGCTGATCATCGCGCTCAACAAGTGGGACGTCGCGCAGGACCCATCGTCGCTGTTCAACGGCGTCAAGGCAGCGCTTGGCGACGGGCTAAGTCAAGTGAAGGGCGTGACGCTGATCACGGTCTCCGCCGTGACCGGCAAGGGCATCGACCAGCTACTTGGTGCAGCATTCGAAGCGCGCGAGGCGTGGTCGCGCCGCGTACCGACCGGTGAACTCAACCGCTGGTTCGAACGCGCGCTCGAAGCCAACCCGCCGCCAGCCCCTGGGGGCAAGCGGATCAAGATGCGCTACGTCACGCAGGTAAAGTCCAGGCCACCAAGTTTCGTGATCTTCGGGACGCGCGTGGATCAAGTGCCCGCGAGCTACGAACGATATCTCGTCAATTCGATGCGGCGGGACTTGAACTTCGGTGCAGTGCCAGTGAGGCTTACCATGCGTGCACCAAAGAACCCATTCGCTGGGTAA
- a CDS encoding calcium-binding protein translates to MARIRVRNGETVTTETLVGAGDALIIDVGGAIARSGGVPAVRLTGNNAVVRNAGTISATGANGAAVLGSFSGVLDLRITNSGSISADSVAVSLASTNGSTGKVRFINEGDINGGAGNALAMRDLRATSISITNTEGATITNAGTSDVVRPGHDAATSIRIDNAGTIIAGIVAGESSSGDAIDFQPRDGGVRATVINRATGLIEGGKHGITGANDALIVNEAGGAIIGRNGSGINYDTEAADGDGFVTVVNHGLISGRYDGFGDGDGDGVDVDYLVNIRNFGTIEGIGADNIDDFGDGIAAGGGLIYNEASGTIFGEFNGILIDDGDRNGAYAETALVNDGSISGELGYGVRFIGEFADTVINRGTISTAATVALDTGAGDDVVRNDGTITGHILLGAGNDVYRGAGTVSGATWGGGGDDVIVGAAGDDRINGGEGRDRLTGGAGDDVFDFNGLTDSGATATSADRIMDFSAGDRIRLTAIDANTLLDGDQAFTFVGSAAFSGAAGELRIETVRGNTVVYGDVDGDLSADFAVLLVGVTDASVLAFNL, encoded by the coding sequence ATGGCACGGATCAGGGTTCGCAACGGCGAAACGGTAACGACCGAAACGCTGGTTGGTGCAGGCGACGCGTTGATCATCGACGTCGGTGGCGCCATCGCGCGTAGCGGCGGCGTTCCTGCCGTCCGTCTGACCGGCAACAACGCCGTGGTCCGCAACGCCGGGACGATCTCGGCCACCGGAGCGAACGGTGCTGCGGTGCTCGGCTCCTTCTCCGGTGTCCTCGATCTGCGCATTACCAACAGCGGCAGCATCTCAGCCGATTCGGTCGCGGTTAGCTTGGCCTCGACGAACGGGAGCACCGGCAAGGTCCGCTTCATCAACGAAGGTGACATCAATGGCGGCGCCGGCAACGCGCTCGCCATGCGCGATTTGCGCGCGACATCGATCTCGATCACCAACACCGAAGGTGCGACGATCACGAACGCCGGTACATCGGATGTTGTTCGTCCAGGCCATGACGCTGCCACGTCGATACGGATCGACAATGCCGGGACGATTATCGCCGGCATCGTCGCAGGCGAATCATCGAGCGGCGACGCGATCGACTTCCAGCCGCGTGACGGCGGCGTTCGCGCGACCGTGATCAACCGCGCGACTGGCCTTATCGAGGGCGGCAAGCATGGCATCACTGGCGCCAACGACGCGCTGATCGTTAACGAAGCCGGCGGTGCAATCATCGGTCGCAATGGTTCGGGCATCAACTACGACACCGAAGCGGCGGACGGCGATGGCTTTGTCACGGTGGTCAACCACGGCCTGATCAGCGGCCGGTATGACGGCTTCGGGGACGGCGATGGCGACGGCGTCGATGTCGACTACCTCGTGAACATCCGCAATTTCGGCACGATCGAGGGAATCGGCGCGGACAACATCGACGATTTCGGCGACGGCATCGCGGCCGGCGGGGGCCTGATCTACAACGAGGCCAGCGGCACGATTTTCGGCGAGTTCAACGGCATCTTGATCGACGACGGCGACCGCAACGGCGCCTATGCCGAGACCGCGCTCGTCAATGATGGCTCGATTTCGGGCGAACTCGGCTATGGCGTGCGCTTCATCGGGGAGTTCGCCGACACCGTGATCAATCGCGGTACGATCTCGACGGCGGCAACCGTGGCACTCGACACGGGCGCCGGCGACGACGTCGTCCGCAATGACGGCACGATCACCGGCCATATCCTGCTTGGCGCCGGGAACGACGTTTATCGTGGTGCGGGCACCGTCAGCGGCGCGACCTGGGGTGGCGGGGGCGACGACGTCATCGTCGGCGCCGCTGGCGATGATCGGATCAACGGCGGCGAGGGCCGAGATCGCCTCACCGGCGGCGCGGGCGACGACGTGTTCGATTTCAACGGACTTACCGATAGCGGCGCCACCGCGACGTCGGCGGATCGCATCATGGACTTCTCTGCCGGCGACCGCATCCGCCTGACGGCGATCGATGCCAATACGTTGCTTGACGGCGACCAGGCGTTCACCTTCGTCGGAAGCGCTGCATTCAGCGGCGCCGCGGGAGAACTGCGGATCGAGACCGTCCGCGGCAACACCGTGGTTTACGGCGATGTCGACGGCGACTTGAGTGCCGATTTCGCGGTGTTGCTGGTCGGGGTGACCGACGCCTCGGTGCTCGCGTTCAACCTGTGA
- a CDS encoding Hpt domain-containing protein — MSFEGSTLVDWAAYSKARAELGAGFSRILGYFREDGVKSVGLIEAAMRAENAAAMVIPAHTLKGEARQFGASPLADLAEAIEVIARDCVENRDTPGAALEDVVRLRPLFAETLALLEREANPLAQRRPAPGFGRRPSSPTLGRT, encoded by the coding sequence GTGTCGTTCGAGGGAAGCACATTGGTGGATTGGGCCGCCTATTCCAAGGCGCGTGCCGAGCTCGGCGCCGGGTTCTCCCGCATTCTTGGCTATTTCCGGGAAGATGGCGTAAAATCGGTCGGCTTGATTGAAGCCGCAATGCGCGCCGAAAACGCCGCCGCAATGGTGATCCCTGCGCACACGCTGAAGGGCGAGGCGCGGCAATTCGGCGCGTCACCGCTTGCTGATCTAGCGGAAGCGATTGAGGTCATCGCGCGCGACTGCGTCGAAAATCGCGACACGCCGGGCGCGGCGCTCGAAGATGTCGTCAGGCTTCGTCCGTTGTTTGCCGAAACGCTCGCATTACTTGAGCGCGAAGCCAACCCGCTGGCGCAGCGTCGTCCGGCACCAGGGTTCGGCCGACGCCCTTCATCACCAACGCTGGGCAGAACGTAA
- a CDS encoding tetratricopeptide repeat protein, whose product MALTPQNNQAFLREVDEELRKEQAAALWKRWGLIIAIVIVVGLASFGGYLFWQSQQREAAGRDGERFQAAWDDLAAQRIEKASAPLAALAQSKSDGYRAAAMFTQADLLLQKDDLKGAAAKFGAIAADESLGDPFRHLALVRQTTAEFDTLKPDQVVARLRGVAVPENAYFGSAGELVALAYLKQGRRDLAGRLFGQMAQDEKVPPTIRQRAVQMAGVLGVDAVPAEAGSRSDATDGAVESKAKQ is encoded by the coding sequence GTGGCGCTGACGCCGCAGAACAATCAAGCATTCCTGCGCGAAGTCGACGAGGAATTGCGCAAGGAACAAGCCGCAGCGCTCTGGAAGCGCTGGGGGCTGATCATTGCGATCGTGATCGTCGTCGGCCTGGCGTCGTTCGGCGGCTATCTCTTCTGGCAAAGCCAGCAGCGCGAGGCCGCCGGCCGCGATGGCGAACGTTTCCAGGCCGCGTGGGACGATCTGGCAGCGCAGCGCATCGAGAAGGCCTCGGCCCCGCTCGCCGCGCTCGCCCAGTCCAAGTCCGACGGCTATCGCGCCGCCGCCATGTTCACTCAGGCCGATCTGCTGCTGCAGAAGGACGATCTGAAGGGCGCCGCCGCAAAGTTCGGCGCAATCGCCGCCGACGAGTCACTTGGTGATCCGTTCCGCCATCTGGCGCTCGTTCGGCAGACGACCGCAGAGTTCGACACGCTGAAGCCCGATCAAGTGGTCGCCCGGCTGCGCGGGGTTGCAGTGCCGGAGAATGCGTATTTCGGCAGCGCCGGTGAACTGGTCGCATTGGCCTATCTGAAGCAGGGCCGCCGTGATCTCGCCGGGCGTCTGTTCGGCCAGATGGCGCAGGATGAAAAGGTGCCGCCGACGATCCGTCAACGGGCGGTTCAGATGGCAGGCGTACTGGGCGTGGATGCCGTGCCGGCGGAAGCCGGGTCACGGAGTGACGCGACGGACGGCGCGGTAGAAAGCAAGGCGAAGCAATGA
- a CDS encoding DUF418 domain-containing protein — MSTPAPRLHALDAVRGFAVMGILLLNIVDFAMPNYAYVDPTFYGGATGANWWAWALAFVLAEGKMRGLFTMLFGASTAMIADRALAAGESAARVHYSRMITLFAIGMIHAYLIWWGDILVLYSICGAVVFVAWRWRTQTLLAIASILLLSQLAAGMGDYAAARWFEARATAPDATPELRRKWSAYREDLGDERAKIPAELAAFRGGLREVQSARSKLALEVQKGTLSAIFFETIALMMLGMALYRSGFFSGAWSTRGYRNIILVGYGICLPLYFPIVWWIDFARFDPLVLLATESLHLVLLRPWIALAHAAVIILTMRSGVARWLSVRLAAVGRMAFSNYLGTSIVCTLIFYGYGLGWFGYLDRWQLYPVVLLIWAAMLLWSKPWLDRFVYGPFEWLWRSMARGRVQPFRREIVVD; from the coding sequence ATGAGCACCCCCGCCCCGCGCCTTCATGCACTCGACGCGGTGCGCGGGTTTGCCGTGATGGGCATCCTGCTCCTCAACATCGTAGATTTCGCGATGCCCAACTACGCCTATGTCGACCCGACCTTCTACGGCGGGGCGACGGGCGCGAATTGGTGGGCCTGGGCGCTCGCCTTCGTGCTGGCGGAAGGCAAGATGCGCGGGCTGTTCACGATGTTGTTCGGGGCATCCACTGCGATGATCGCTGATCGCGCGCTTGCCGCCGGTGAGAGCGCCGCTCGGGTGCATTATAGCCGGATGATCACGCTCTTCGCGATCGGGATGATCCACGCCTACCTGATCTGGTGGGGAGACATCCTGGTGCTCTATTCCATCTGCGGCGCGGTCGTGTTCGTCGCGTGGCGCTGGCGGACCCAGACGCTGTTGGCGATTGCGAGCATCCTCCTGTTGTCGCAGCTAGCCGCCGGAATGGGGGATTACGCGGCCGCGCGGTGGTTTGAGGCACGCGCGACCGCTCCCGATGCGACGCCCGAGCTACGACGGAAGTGGTCCGCCTATCGCGAGGATCTCGGTGATGAGCGTGCCAAGATCCCCGCGGAGCTGGCGGCTTTCCGCGGCGGTTTGCGCGAGGTGCAGTCGGCGCGGAGCAAGCTGGCATTAGAGGTGCAAAAGGGCACGCTTTCCGCGATCTTCTTTGAAACCATAGCGCTGATGATGCTCGGGATGGCATTGTACCGAAGCGGCTTCTTTTCGGGAGCCTGGTCGACGCGAGGCTACAGGAACATAATTTTGGTTGGATACGGCATTTGCTTGCCGCTTTATTTCCCGATCGTGTGGTGGATCGACTTCGCTCGTTTCGATCCGCTGGTTCTGTTGGCGACAGAGTCGCTCCATCTGGTCCTGCTGCGCCCCTGGATTGCCCTGGCGCATGCCGCGGTGATCATCTTAACCATGCGATCGGGGGTAGCACGCTGGCTTTCCGTGAGGTTGGCCGCGGTGGGGCGGATGGCGTTCAGCAATTATCTGGGCACGAGCATCGTCTGCACATTGATCTTCTACGGCTATGGGCTCGGCTGGTTCGGCTATCTTGACCGCTGGCAGCTTTATCCGGTCGTTCTCCTGATCTGGGCTGCGATGCTGCTCTGGTCGAAGCCTTGGCTGGACCGGTTCGTCTATGGCCCTTTCGAATGGCTGTGGAGAAGCATGGCGCGAGGCCGAGTGCAGCCGTTTCGACGCGAGATCGTCGTCGACTGA